The following are from one region of the Carnobacterium gallinarum DSM 4847 genome:
- a CDS encoding GH32 C-terminal domain-containing protein has product MKRNCISAVENGKLKLEIFLDKSSVEFFANHGLKALIITVYPKETATDIRFKAKGNLVIEVLYFTELE; this is encoded by the coding sequence ATGAAAAGGAATTGTATTTCAGCAGTAGAAAATGGTAAATTGAAATTAGAGATTTTCTTAGATAAGAGCTCAGTTGAGTTTTTTGCAAATCATGGGTTAAAAGCTTTAATCATAACCGTTTATCCTAAAGAAACAGCAACGGATATTCGTTTTAAGGCAAAGGGCAATCTTGTTATTGAAGTGTTATATTTTACTGAATTAGAGTAA